One part of the Desulfurobacterium pacificum genome encodes these proteins:
- a CDS encoding tRNA (5-methylaminomethyl-2-thiouridine)(34)-methyltransferase MnmD translates to MTVRIVKTEDGSLTFFSEKFKEPYHSVTAGAFREAVEKFCVPAKVSEKVKDRGRFNLFDFCFGLSYNTVAFLDTVFRENPEARVRIVGVERDIRVIENSLKIPWHRFEKWKWVLREILKNRKVEGGFLTLNCFIPQVSVKVFVGEARDFLKRFAQRYIEFADAIFHDPFSPKVNPELWTYEVFLLERKICKEDGILVTYSTSSAVRRALMMAGFGVRNGVVLGRKTPSTVASPLFETEEKIKRKKAVPYRDPDLRDSPDLIKNRKKGCEYLIGKQAVFECLF, encoded by the coding sequence TTGACTGTAAGAATTGTAAAGACAGAGGATGGTTCCTTAACGTTTTTCTCTGAGAAGTTTAAAGAGCCGTATCATTCCGTTACTGCCGGAGCTTTCAGGGAGGCTGTAGAAAAGTTTTGCGTTCCTGCTAAAGTTTCTGAAAAAGTAAAGGATAGGGGGCGTTTTAACCTTTTTGATTTCTGTTTTGGGTTGAGTTACAACACCGTTGCTTTTTTGGATACGGTTTTTAGAGAAAATCCTGAAGCAAGGGTAAGAATAGTTGGAGTTGAAAGAGATATAAGGGTTATAGAGAATTCTCTGAAAATCCCCTGGCACCGCTTTGAGAAGTGGAAGTGGGTTTTAAGGGAAATTTTGAAGAACAGGAAGGTGGAGGGTGGATTTTTAACGCTAAACTGTTTTATTCCACAGGTTTCCGTAAAAGTCTTTGTGGGTGAAGCAAGAGATTTCCTGAAACGTTTTGCTCAGCGATATATTGAGTTCGCAGACGCCATCTTTCACGACCCATTTTCACCCAAAGTAAATCCAGAACTGTGGACCTACGAGGTTTTTCTTTTAGAAAGAAAAATCTGTAAAGAAGACGGAATATTAGTTACCTATTCAACCTCTTCAGCGGTTAGAAGAGCTTTAATGATGGCAGGTTTCGGTGTGAGGAACGGCGTTGTTTTAGGTAGAAAGACACCTTCTACTGTTGCTTCTCCACTTTTTGAAACAGAAGAAAAAATAAAAAGGAAAAAAGCAGTTCCGTATAGAGACCCAGATTTACGTGATTCTCCTGACCTGATAAAGAACAGAAAAAAGGGATGTGAATATCTTATTGGAAAACAAGCAGTTTTTGAATGCCTATTCTGA
- a CDS encoding geranylgeranyl reductase family protein, with protein MIYDVIVSGVGPAGAAFLKQLEGSGLKVLALEKERFPRKKLCAGGLTPKAYALINNLFGGVDRVVRCKVFSFHLFNGSDEVVVSSSQPLTYLTDREELDNFLFEKASGIFEIHTGEPVVDVELEEDMVKVITDRGSYWCRCLIAADGANSRIARKLKVKRKFGFTYEGDFDCKWNKEIVIDFTDFEWGYYWLFPKGDFVTAGLGEFKNYRDLRKRFAFFNRKHGIKDNSFYEGGFPIPVGQKKNDVLRNRVIFLGDAGGLVDPLTGEGIYYAVKSGVYAAEVVKKVFEDGKFENLSVYKRLIDKDMGSEFWWAKVVGGIFFHFKGLNFYLVRKSREIGELTAKLLSGKIGYKEAVKTFFRLAPKVLLR; from the coding sequence ATGATTTATGACGTTATAGTTTCCGGCGTTGGTCCTGCCGGTGCTGCGTTTTTGAAGCAGTTAGAGGGTAGCGGTCTTAAAGTTTTGGCGCTGGAAAAGGAAAGGTTTCCGAGAAAGAAGCTCTGTGCAGGTGGTTTAACTCCTAAAGCTTATGCGCTTATCAATAATCTATTTGGCGGCGTTGATAGAGTTGTCAGGTGTAAAGTTTTCTCTTTTCATCTTTTCAACGGAAGCGATGAGGTAGTTGTCAGCAGTTCTCAGCCCCTTACCTATCTGACCGACAGGGAAGAGCTTGATAACTTCCTCTTTGAAAAAGCAAGCGGTATTTTTGAGATTCATACCGGTGAACCTGTTGTTGACGTTGAGTTAGAAGAAGATATGGTAAAGGTAATTACTGATAGAGGTAGTTATTGGTGCAGATGCCTGATTGCTGCTGACGGCGCAAACAGCAGGATTGCCAGAAAATTGAAAGTAAAGAGGAAGTTCGGATTTACGTATGAGGGTGATTTTGATTGTAAGTGGAATAAAGAGATAGTTATAGACTTTACCGATTTTGAGTGGGGGTATTACTGGCTTTTTCCTAAGGGTGATTTCGTTACTGCAGGATTGGGAGAGTTTAAAAATTACAGGGACTTAAGGAAGCGATTTGCGTTTTTTAACAGGAAGCACGGCATAAAAGATAATTCTTTTTATGAGGGTGGATTTCCTATTCCCGTTGGTCAGAAGAAGAACGACGTTTTAAGGAATAGGGTAATTTTTTTGGGTGATGCAGGAGGTCTTGTTGACCCGCTTACGGGGGAAGGGATTTACTACGCTGTAAAGAGCGGCGTTTACGCTGCTGAAGTTGTTAAGAAGGTTTTTGAAGACGGGAAGTTTGAGAATTTGTCAGTTTATAAGCGGTTGATTGATAAGGATATGGGAAGTGAGTTCTGGTGGGCGAAAGTGGTGGGGGGGATTTTTTTCCACTTTAAAGGACTAAATTTTTACCTTGTGCGAAAGAGCAGGGAGATAGGGGAATTAACCGCCAAACTGCTTTCAGGTAAGATAGGGTATAAGGAAGCAGTTAAAACGTTTTTCAGGCTTGCTCCTAAAGTTTTATTGAGGTGA
- a CDS encoding class I SAM-dependent rRNA methyltransferase has product MLQVSIKRGREKRIRGFHPWVYKNDILSFSRKPKPGELCVVRDYKGAFLAKGYINPDSYIAIRILTYKKDEEIDLEFFKKRIREAFEYRKSLIPEDTTAFRLVHSEGDYLPGLIVDSYDGYLVIQVTTLGMEVLKPFVVKALVEEVKPKGIYEKSTVPTRQLEGLPLVEQTLYGDIPERVVIKENGIKFNVQIIGGQKTGYFLDQRENKLLFAREFVKEGDRVLDAFCHLGGFGIHAAVIGKAGEVVAVDSSQLALDLAKENAELNGVGDRFKFVKGDAFKVLKEMQLSGEKFDSIVIDPPAFAKSKTVVEQAKRGYKELFLRGLKMLKPGGRIVVCSCSHHITPPILEEILLSAAYDTRTPLRVLYTTYQSKDHPFVLQIPESRYLKCIFAKSFEWQV; this is encoded by the coding sequence ATGCTACAGGTTTCAATTAAAAGAGGTAGAGAAAAAAGGATAAGAGGGTTTCACCCGTGGGTTTATAAGAACGATATTCTTTCATTTTCCAGGAAACCAAAACCCGGTGAACTTTGCGTTGTTAGAGATTATAAGGGTGCTTTCTTAGCAAAGGGTTATATAAATCCTGACAGTTACATCGCCATCAGAATACTTACGTATAAGAAAGATGAAGAGATTGATTTAGAGTTCTTTAAAAAGAGAATAAGGGAAGCGTTTGAGTATAGAAAGAGCTTGATTCCTGAAGATACTACGGCTTTCAGGCTTGTCCATTCTGAAGGTGATTACCTTCCCGGTTTGATAGTTGACAGTTACGACGGTTATTTGGTTATTCAGGTTACCACGTTGGGGATGGAAGTTTTAAAACCTTTTGTTGTAAAGGCTTTGGTTGAAGAAGTAAAACCCAAAGGAATTTACGAAAAATCCACCGTCCCCACCCGCCAGCTTGAAGGTCTTCCGTTGGTTGAACAAACCCTCTACGGAGACATACCGGAAAGAGTCGTTATCAAAGAGAACGGCATAAAGTTTAACGTTCAGATTATCGGCGGTCAAAAGACCGGTTACTTCCTTGACCAGAGAGAGAACAAGCTTCTCTTTGCCAGAGAGTTTGTAAAAGAGGGAGACAGGGTTTTAGATGCATTTTGTCACTTAGGTGGATTTGGAATTCACGCTGCCGTGATAGGAAAGGCAGGAGAAGTTGTTGCCGTTGATAGCTCTCAGCTTGCGCTTGACCTTGCGAAAGAGAACGCCGAGCTAAACGGCGTGGGAGATAGGTTTAAGTTCGTTAAAGGCGATGCTTTCAAAGTTTTAAAAGAGATGCAGCTTTCAGGGGAAAAGTTTGATTCCATAGTCATAGACCCACCAGCTTTTGCAAAGAGCAAAACGGTTGTTGAGCAGGCAAAGAGGGGCTACAAAGAGCTGTTTTTAAGAGGCTTAAAGATGCTCAAACCCGGCGGCAGAATAGTTGTCTGTTCCTGTTCTCACCACATAACGCCGCCGATTTTAGAAGAGATTCTTCTATCTGCAGCTTACGATACCAGAACGCCTCTGAGGGTTCTATATACAACTTACCAGTCAAAGGACCATCCTTTTGTCCTTCAGATACCAGAGTCGCGATACCTGAAATGCATATTCGCCAAATCGTTTGAGTGGCAGGTGTAG
- a CDS encoding HI0074 family nucleotidyltransferase substrate-binding subunit: MRKEKKFKNFSDALERLREAVESAETELEIDGAIQRFEFTFEQAWKALKAFLEDEGIECRSPKGCLKEAYAAELVENEKLWLQMLSDRNTSSRLYSFETSREIFERVKRFYLGAFERLFQTLADRVGD, translated from the coding sequence ATGAGGAAAGAGAAAAAGTTTAAGAATTTTTCCGATGCGCTTGAGAGGTTGAGAGAAGCGGTTGAGAGTGCCGAAACGGAGCTTGAGATAGATGGAGCCATTCAACGTTTTGAGTTTACCTTTGAACAGGCTTGGAAGGCGCTAAAAGCATTTTTGGAAGATGAGGGGATTGAGTGCAGGTCGCCAAAGGGTTGTTTAAAGGAAGCTTACGCTGCCGAGTTGGTAGAGAATGAAAAACTCTGGCTTCAAATGTTGTCAGACAGGAATACCTCTTCTCGTCTTTATAGTTTTGAAACTTCCAGAGAAATTTTTGAAAGGGTGAAAAGGTTTTATTTGGGGGCTTTTGAAAGGCTTTTTCAGACTCTTGCCGATAGGGTTGGAGATTGA
- a CDS encoding metal ABC transporter substrate-binding protein translates to MKKIAALIAVAIFVFSCFKSDEHKPLIVSSIPVWKSVAKYIGGGDFRYFSILKGGESPHGYEPKPSDVKKLQEANLVIIHGLGLDNWAIKNVDKNKVFNIGKLFEKKYPFLKKPGYHIWMNPVLMEDVYFEVAHRLVKFYPNRQTYYDKRAEDYAAMIDQLLGRISKCLGSAKHSTVVIYHPVWEPLLKTFGMNVIEVARTPEEQITPARLQEVIKEAKEKHARLVIGETFADKKVPKLIAKEVGAKVLIMNPLPDEDYVIALSHWGEEICNALKEQ, encoded by the coding sequence ATGAAAAAAATAGCAGCTCTAATCGCCGTGGCAATTTTTGTTTTCTCCTGTTTCAAATCAGATGAACACAAACCTTTAATAGTCAGCTCCATTCCTGTATGGAAAAGCGTTGCAAAATACATTGGTGGTGGCGATTTCAGATACTTTTCCATCCTTAAAGGCGGCGAATCACCTCACGGTTACGAACCCAAACCTTCCGACGTGAAAAAGCTGCAGGAAGCCAACTTAGTAATCATCCACGGACTTGGACTTGATAACTGGGCTATTAAAAACGTTGATAAAAACAAAGTCTTTAACATCGGGAAACTCTTTGAAAAGAAATATCCATTCCTCAAAAAACCCGGATACCACATATGGATGAATCCAGTTCTTATGGAAGACGTTTACTTTGAAGTGGCACACAGGCTGGTAAAGTTTTATCCAAACCGCCAAACCTATTACGACAAAAGAGCAGAAGACTACGCAGCGATGATAGACCAGCTCTTAGGAAGAATCTCTAAGTGCCTGGGAAGCGCGAAGCATTCAACGGTTGTCATCTACCATCCGGTATGGGAACCTTTACTTAAAACCTTTGGAATGAACGTTATAGAAGTAGCAAGAACGCCAGAGGAACAGATAACGCCTGCAAGACTCCAGGAAGTCATAAAGGAAGCAAAAGAGAAACACGCAAGGTTAGTAATAGGTGAAACCTTCGCAGACAAAAAAGTTCCAAAGCTCATAGCAAAAGAAGTCGGAGCAAAAGTGCTCATAATGAACCCACTACCAGATGAAGATTACGTAATCGCCCTTTCTCACTGGGGTGAGGAAATATGCAACGCTCTAAAGGAGCAGTAA
- a CDS encoding anthranilate synthase component II, whose amino-acid sequence MILMIDNYDSFTYNVVQYFGKLGADIEVYRNDKITIDEIEKKKPEALVISPGPCTPKEAGISVEAIKHFAGKIPIFGICLGHQSIGYAFGAKIVRAKKLMHGKASNIIHNEKDLFEGMKNPFSAIRYHSLVIERETLPEVFEITAESEDDREIMGIKHKKLPIYGVQFHPESILTEDGIKIIENFLNLI is encoded by the coding sequence ATGATTTTGATGATAGACAACTACGATTCCTTCACCTACAACGTAGTTCAGTATTTCGGAAAGTTAGGTGCAGACATTGAAGTTTATCGGAACGATAAGATAACGATAGATGAAATAGAAAAGAAGAAGCCTGAAGCTCTCGTAATATCACCGGGACCCTGCACTCCAAAAGAGGCGGGAATATCCGTTGAAGCTATAAAACACTTTGCAGGCAAAATCCCCATATTCGGCATCTGCCTCGGTCACCAATCAATAGGATACGCTTTCGGTGCGAAAATCGTCAGAGCAAAAAAGCTCATGCACGGCAAGGCTTCAAATATAATTCACAACGAAAAAGACCTTTTTGAAGGAATGAAAAACCCCTTTTCCGCCATTCGCTATCACTCGCTTGTAATAGAAAGAGAAACGCTCCCGGAAGTTTTTGAAATAACGGCAGAGAGCGAAGACGACAGAGAGATAATGGGGATAAAGCATAAAAAACTTCCCATTTACGGCGTTCAGTTTCATCCGGAATCTATACTTACAGAAGATGGCATAAAAATAATAGAAAATTTCCTTAACCTCATTTAA
- the carA gene encoding glutamine-hydrolyzing carbamoyl-phosphate synthase small subunit, whose translation MLNRKPAILALEDGTYYKGYSFGAEGETGGEVVFTTSMTGYQEIITDPSFKGQIVTMTCPLIGNVGANREDVESDGPKAEGFIVKEISEIYSNWRAGKSFEDYLKEYGVVGICEIDTRELTKKLRSAGTMRGVISTVDLDVDSLIDKARSLPKMEGLNLVDEVTCKEPYEWELGTWQLGEGYPERENLKYSVVVLDFGIRYNILRNLVDVGIKPIVVPAHTPPEEILKMNPDGIFLSCGPGDPAAVTYAIETIRYLIATYRKPIFGICLGHQLTALALGASTYKLKFGHRGANQPVKNKKTGRVEITAQNHGFAVDEATLPDDLEVTHYSLNDGTVEGLKHKTKPLFTVQYHPESSPGPHDSRYLFREFAKLISDYRGR comes from the coding sequence ATGCTTAACAGAAAGCCTGCCATTTTAGCCCTTGAGGATGGGACTTACTATAAAGGTTACAGCTTTGGTGCTGAAGGTGAAACTGGCGGAGAGGTTGTTTTTACGACTTCTATGACGGGATATCAGGAGATAATTACAGACCCATCGTTTAAAGGACAGATAGTTACGATGACCTGCCCGCTGATAGGAAACGTCGGTGCGAACAGAGAGGACGTTGAATCTGACGGACCGAAAGCGGAAGGTTTTATAGTGAAAGAGATTTCCGAAATTTATTCCAACTGGCGAGCAGGGAAATCCTTTGAAGACTATTTAAAAGAATACGGCGTTGTAGGGATATGTGAAATAGATACGAGAGAATTGACTAAAAAGCTCCGCTCTGCAGGAACGATGAGGGGCGTTATATCTACAGTTGACTTGGACGTTGACAGCTTGATAGATAAAGCCCGTTCTCTGCCTAAAATGGAAGGGTTAAACCTTGTTGATGAAGTAACCTGCAAAGAACCTTACGAGTGGGAGCTTGGAACGTGGCAGTTGGGAGAAGGTTATCCTGAAAGGGAAAATCTCAAGTATTCTGTTGTCGTTCTTGACTTTGGCATCAGATATAACATTCTGCGCAATTTAGTAGATGTGGGAATAAAACCGATAGTTGTTCCTGCACATACTCCACCTGAAGAGATTTTGAAGATGAACCCTGATGGGATTTTCCTTTCCTGCGGTCCGGGAGATCCTGCTGCTGTTACCTATGCCATTGAAACCATCAGATATTTGATTGCAACTTACAGAAAGCCGATATTTGGGATATGTTTGGGTCATCAGTTAACGGCTTTGGCTTTGGGGGCTTCAACGTATAAGTTGAAGTTCGGACACAGGGGAGCCAACCAGCCTGTGAAAAACAAGAAGACTGGTAGAGTTGAGATAACCGCCCAGAATCACGGTTTTGCCGTTGATGAGGCGACGCTTCCTGATGACCTTGAAGTAACCCACTACTCTTTAAACGATGGAACGGTTGAGGGGTTAAAGCATAAAACCAAACCGTTGTTTACCGTTCAATATCACCCGGAAAGTTCGCCGGGTCCTCACGATTCAAGGTATCTCTTTAGAGAGTTTGCGAAACTCATTTCCGATTACAGGGGGAGATAG
- the lon gene encoding endopeptidase La yields the protein MGEMVQNKQMGEMKFPEELPVLPLRDVVVFPMMIAPLFVGRPFSLNAIEEALKEHKLIFLVTQKDKEIEEPTREDLYDVGTVAVILKAMKMGDGRVKILVQGLGRARLKELKFEDNHFKAVVEHLLEGEYVPQTLEEEALVKLVKDQIERVVALGKQIPPDMVAILRSIEDPGRLADLIAGQLDLSTEEAIDILSTVDPIERLKKISEKLEHEIKVLEIQELIRTKARESMEKEQREYFLRQQLRAIRKELGEEEEKSKEIEEYREKIKKAKMPKEVEESVLKELSRLEKMHPESAEAAVLRTWIEWMIELPWNKRTRDKLDIERAKKILDEDHYDLEKLKDRILEYLAVKSLIKKRRKKSREVKQPTICFVGPPGVGKTSLARSIARALGRKFVRISLGGVRDEAEIRGHRRTYVGAMPGKIIQALRKAGTKNPVILLDEIDKMASDFRGDPAAALLEVLDPEQNREFVDNYINHPFDLSEVLFIATANTPHTIPEPLFDRLEVLNIPGYTEQEKLQIALRYIVPKQMKNHALTEKDIEFTESGILHIIRHYTREAGVRNLDRKIAAICRKVALWISEGKEKKYKVTKKLVEKVLGAPKFIPELELGEDEVGVATGLAWTPVGGDVLFIEAVVTKGTGRLILTGRLGDVMKESAQAALGFIKANASKYGVKKDFSKIDIHVHVPAGAIPKDGPSAGITIATAMLSALTGRKVKKEVAMTGEITLGGKVLPVGGLKEKILAALRYGAKTVVLPEKNRAEVMEELPEEAKKKVKLVFVDRIEPVFELALYKKGSRKK from the coding sequence ATGGGAGAAATGGTTCAAAATAAACAGATGGGAGAGATGAAGTTTCCTGAAGAGCTTCCTGTTCTTCCTTTGAGGGATGTCGTTGTTTTTCCGATGATGATTGCGCCTCTTTTCGTTGGAAGACCGTTCTCCCTCAACGCGATAGAAGAAGCTTTGAAGGAGCATAAACTCATCTTTTTAGTGACCCAGAAGGACAAAGAGATTGAAGAGCCTACAAGGGAAGACCTTTACGACGTTGGAACTGTTGCCGTCATTTTAAAAGCGATGAAGATGGGCGACGGCAGGGTAAAGATTCTGGTTCAGGGTCTGGGAAGGGCAAGGTTAAAAGAGCTGAAGTTTGAAGATAACCACTTTAAAGCTGTGGTTGAACACCTTTTGGAGGGCGAATACGTTCCTCAGACTCTGGAGGAAGAAGCCTTAGTTAAGTTGGTTAAAGACCAGATAGAAAGAGTAGTTGCCTTAGGTAAGCAGATTCCACCTGATATGGTAGCGATACTCCGTTCTATAGAAGACCCCGGCAGACTTGCAGACCTTATAGCCGGTCAGCTTGACCTTTCTACGGAAGAGGCAATAGACATTCTTTCAACCGTTGACCCTATTGAGAGACTAAAGAAGATAAGCGAGAAATTGGAGCATGAGATAAAAGTTCTTGAGATTCAGGAGCTTATAAGGACAAAAGCCCGCGAATCTATGGAAAAAGAGCAGCGGGAATATTTCTTACGCCAGCAACTCAGAGCTATCAGGAAAGAGTTAGGAGAAGAGGAGGAAAAGAGCAAGGAGATTGAGGAGTATAGAGAAAAAATTAAAAAGGCGAAGATGCCGAAAGAGGTTGAAGAGTCTGTTTTAAAGGAACTTTCGCGACTTGAGAAGATGCACCCTGAATCTGCAGAGGCTGCCGTTTTAAGAACCTGGATTGAATGGATGATAGAGCTTCCGTGGAATAAGAGAACGAGAGATAAGCTTGATATAGAAAGAGCCAAGAAGATACTTGATGAAGACCACTACGACCTTGAAAAGTTAAAAGACAGAATTCTTGAATACCTTGCCGTTAAATCTCTCATAAAGAAGAGGAGAAAGAAATCTCGCGAGGTTAAACAGCCTACGATTTGTTTTGTGGGACCCCCGGGTGTCGGTAAAACCTCTCTTGCCCGCTCTATTGCGAGGGCTTTAGGCAGGAAGTTTGTGAGGATTTCCTTGGGCGGCGTGAGGGATGAAGCTGAGATAAGAGGTCACAGGAGAACTTACGTTGGTGCTATGCCCGGCAAAATCATTCAGGCTTTGAGAAAGGCAGGAACGAAGAATCCTGTAATACTTCTTGATGAAATAGACAAGATGGCATCTGACTTCAGGGGTGACCCTGCAGCAGCGCTGCTTGAAGTTCTTGACCCTGAACAGAACAGAGAATTCGTTGATAACTACATCAACCATCCTTTTGACCTTTCAGAAGTTCTGTTCATCGCAACAGCCAATACGCCTCATACTATACCTGAACCTCTGTTTGACAGGTTAGAAGTTCTTAACATCCCCGGCTATACGGAACAGGAAAAGCTTCAGATAGCTCTGCGCTACATAGTTCCAAAACAGATGAAGAATCACGCTTTGACGGAAAAGGATATAGAGTTTACGGAATCCGGTATTCTTCACATTATCAGGCACTATACCCGTGAAGCGGGAGTCAGAAACTTAGACAGGAAGATAGCTGCCATCTGCAGAAAGGTGGCGCTGTGGATAAGTGAGGGTAAGGAGAAAAAGTATAAGGTAACGAAAAAGCTTGTAGAGAAAGTTTTAGGAGCGCCGAAGTTTATTCCTGAACTTGAACTCGGCGAGGACGAAGTTGGTGTAGCTACGGGGCTTGCCTGGACGCCTGTTGGCGGTGACGTTCTGTTTATAGAGGCTGTTGTCACGAAAGGGACGGGAAGGTTAATCCTGACGGGGCGTTTGGGCGACGTGATGAAGGAGTCTGCACAGGCTGCGCTGGGCTTTATTAAAGCTAACGCTTCTAAGTATGGGGTAAAGAAGGACTTTTCAAAGATAGACATTCACGTTCACGTTCCTGCCGGTGCAATACCGAAAGATGGACCTTCTGCTGGAATTACCATTGCAACTGCCATGCTCTCTGCACTTACCGGCAGAAAGGTTAAGAAAGAAGTGGCTATGACCGGTGAAATTACTTTAGGCGGCAAGGTGCTGCCTGTTGGTGGATTAAAAGAGAAAATATTGGCGGCGCTGCGTTACGGAGCTAAAACCGTTGTTCTTCCGGAGAAGAACAGGGCAGAAGTTATGGAAGAGCTGCCGGAAGAAGCCAAGAAAAAGGTTAAGTTAGTTTTCGTTGATAGGATTGAACCTGTTTTTGAACTTGCCCTTTATAAGAAGGGAAGCAGGAAGAAGTGA
- a CDS encoding nucleotidyltransferase family protein translates to MNELERTGLRKELVEQIVKVILKHDKPKRVILFGSRARGDFSSVSDIDLAVEGVENAALIREILDEEVDTLLKFDVVDLNKVPDYLKEKIEKEGIVLYDEEREKV, encoded by the coding sequence GTGAATGAGTTAGAAAGAACCGGTTTGAGAAAAGAATTAGTAGAGCAGATTGTTAAGGTTATTTTGAAACACGACAAACCGAAGAGGGTTATTCTTTTCGGGTCACGGGCGAGGGGGGATTTTTCATCTGTTTCGGATATAGATTTAGCTGTGGAGGGCGTTGAAAACGCTGCTTTGATTAGAGAAATTTTAGATGAAGAGGTTGATACGTTATTAAAGTTTGACGTTGTTGATTTGAATAAGGTTCCTGATTATCTGAAGGAAAAGATAGAAAAAGAAGGGATAGTCCTTTATGATGAGGAAAGAGAAAAAGTTTAA
- the galU gene encoding UTP--glucose-1-phosphate uridylyltransferase GalU, with the protein MIRKAVIPVAGLGTRFLPATKAQPKEMLPLVDKPVIQYIVEEAVEAGIKQIIFVTGRHKRAIEDHFDRNLELERALEEKGKLELLKMVKEISELADIIYIRQKEPLGLGHAILTAEPAVGNEPFAVLLGDDVMVSEPPAIKQLMDVFERYRCSVLGVQEVAKEDVSKYGIIGGREIESGTFKVDTLIEKPAVEEAPSCFAITGRYILTPGIFDALRRTPKGRGGEIQLTDGINILGEREAIYAKVMEGRRYDTGNKLGFLEATVDFALEREDLREPFLELLKRKLKEQE; encoded by the coding sequence ATGATAAGAAAGGCAGTAATTCCCGTAGCGGGGCTTGGAACGAGATTTTTACCGGCGACAAAGGCGCAGCCTAAAGAGATGCTTCCTTTGGTTGATAAGCCTGTAATTCAATACATAGTTGAAGAAGCGGTAGAAGCGGGGATAAAGCAGATAATTTTCGTTACCGGAAGGCATAAGAGAGCGATAGAAGACCACTTTGACAGAAACTTAGAGCTTGAGAGGGCTTTAGAGGAAAAGGGTAAGCTTGAACTGTTGAAAATGGTAAAAGAGATTTCTGAATTAGCTGACATTATCTATATACGTCAGAAAGAGCCGCTGGGACTGGGGCATGCCATTCTAACGGCGGAACCGGCGGTTGGTAACGAGCCGTTTGCCGTTCTTTTAGGTGACGACGTTATGGTTTCTGAACCGCCTGCCATAAAGCAGCTTATGGATGTCTTTGAAAGGTATAGATGTTCCGTTTTAGGCGTCCAGGAAGTTGCGAAGGAAGATGTCAGCAAGTATGGAATTATTGGCGGCAGAGAGATAGAAAGCGGAACGTTCAAGGTTGATACGCTGATAGAGAAACCGGCTGTTGAAGAAGCGCCTTCCTGCTTTGCCATTACCGGTAGATACATACTCACGCCAGGCATATTTGACGCTCTGAGGAGAACACCTAAAGGCAGGGGCGGAGAGATTCAGCTTACAGATGGTATAAATATCTTAGGTGAAAGGGAAGCTATATATGCCAAAGTTATGGAAGGCAGGAGATACGATACAGGTAATAAGCTCGGATTTTTAGAGGCTACCGTTGACTTTGCACTTGAAAGGGAAGATTTAAGGGAACCGTTCCTTGAGCTATTGAAGAGAAAACTAAAAGAACAGGAGTAA